TCCCACTACCTGCAAGTAACCATCTTGATCCAGAAAGCCCAGATCATCGGTAAGGTAGCCTGTGCTGGGTAGTGACTGCTGGGACTGAGCATTGGGTTCTGACGCAAGCGGTGGGTAATAGCCCAAGAACAGGGATGTAGCGTGAATGGCGATCGTGCCAATAGTACCAGTAGGCAAAGGATATCCGTTGGTGTCTCGGATAGTGATTTGGGCATGGGGCAGCGATCGACCCACACCAGCCCTGCCTGCCAAAAACTCGCTGGGCCTAAGGGTAGCCACCTGAGAGGCAGTTTCCGTCATGCCATAGGTGGGTGCCAACGGTAGCCCCAACTTGCGGGCACGTTCCCCCAGAGCCGACCACAGCGGCGAACCCCCCACTAATACAGCCCGAAACTGCCGAAGCCATGCTGTGAGGGAACTACCCGTTGATGTTAGTCGGTCTTGATCGAGCAGGCGTTGAAGTTGGGTGGGCACTAGGGAAATGAACCAATCGTGGGGATCAATCCCCAAAACTTCACCATCAACCAAATGCTTGTAGGGTTGCCAGGCCAAACAACCACCCGATAGGTAGGCCCGTAAACATTGCATCAAGCCACTGACATGGTGGAGGGGCAGCACACAGTAGCTAT
The nucleotide sequence above comes from Cyanobacteriota bacterium. Encoded proteins:
- a CDS encoding AMP-binding protein produces the protein MNPLSLDYLHDRVRATWLIGIDNQRVLQLTEALYQQLHQRGESGSMPRILLLEADAVNFLAGFFATVALGYPLFLGNPQWTTSEQYRVLELIQPDAILTEGCWNEPPVFAVCADDQSSRYREPPCQAAEPVSIAGHIMIPTGGSSGYLQFAVHTWKTLTASVQGFQQHLGVDRINSYCVLPLHHVSGLMQCLRAYLSGGCLAWQPYKHLVDGEVLGIDPHDWFISLVPTQLQRLLDQDRLTSTGSSLTAWLRQFRAVLVGGSPLWSALGERARKLGLPLAPTYGMTETASQVATLRPSEFLAGRAGVGRSLPHAQITIRDTNGYPLPTGTIGTIAIHATSLFLGYYPPLASEPNAQSQQSLPSTGYLTDDLGFLDQDGYLQVVG